The following nucleotide sequence is from Gordonia jinghuaiqii.
TCGACGGCCTGGGTGTTGTAGATGAGTGCCTTCGCCGTGCGGGCGGCGAGCAGGTCCTGCATCGCGGCACGATCGGCTGCCGAGGGTGACTGACCTTCTTCGACGGCCTGGGTGAAGCCGGCCGGAGCGATGTCGACGAGTCCGGCCTCGTCGAGCAGATAACCCGCCAGGGGTTCGGTCTGCGCGACCTTCGTGCCGTCGTGGCGCTCCCGGATGGTGGTGAGCTGCTGGCGCAGGCCGTCGATGCCGGTGGTGAAGGTCTCGGCGTTGGCCCGGTAGGTCTCGGCGTTGGCGGGGTCCTTGTCGGACAGGGCGTCGGCGACCCGGTCGGCGACCTTCGCGACGACGGGCAGGTCGTAGAAGACGTGCTCGTTCATGTCGCCGTGGTCGTGTCCGTCGCCGTCATGTCCGTCGTGGTCATCCTGCTCGCCGGTGAGGGCGTACGCGTCGATGACCGTGGCGCCGGACGACTCGGCGGCCCGTTCCATGTAGGCGTCGTAGTGGCCGCCGTTGAGGACGATGATGTCGGCGTCGGCGACCGTCGCGGTGTCGGCGGCGGAGGGCTCGAACTCATGGGGATCGCCGTCGGCGTTGGTGTAGAGCGCCGTGACGGTGGCCTTGTCGCCGGCCACCGCGGCCGCCACCGAGCCCCAGACGTTGGTGGAGGTCACCACTGTCGGGGTGCCGTCGCCGTCGCCGGGGTTCCCGGAGCATCCGGACAGCACCAGGGCCGCCGCGGACAGCGCGCCGGCCGCAGCCAACAGTGTCTTCCTCATCGCCAACCTTTACGCAAATGACAATCGTTACCGAAAGCAGTCTAGGTGATGTCCGGGCTGAGCGCGAAGGGCGTGGTCGCCCGACCAGGGCGTGGCACCTTCGTCTCGGCCATTTCTCTATGGTGGACACCATGACCTCGAGCCCGTTGCCGCGGCGTGTCGCGCTGATCTCCGTGCACACGTCGCCGCTGGCGCAACCGGGCACCGGGGACGCCGGCGGCCTGAACGTCTACGTCTGGCAGACGGCCATCCGGCTGGCGCGACGCGGCGTCGAGGTCGAGATCTTCACGCGGGCGACTTCCTCGACCGACGCGCCCACGGTCGCGGCCGCACCCGGTGTGACGGTCCGGCACGTGGTCGCGGGGCCCTTCGAGGGGCTCGACAAGCGTGATCTGCCCGCGCAGCTGTGTGCCTTCACCGCCGGGGTGCTGCGCGCCGAGGCCGCCCAGGCGCCGGGTCATTACGACGTGATCCACTCGCACTACTGGCTTTCGGGGCAGGTCGGTTGGCTCGCCCGTGACCGGTGGGGCGTGCCGCTGGTGCACACCGCGCACACGTTGGCGGCGGTCAAGAACGCGGCGCTGGCGGACGGGGACACCGCTGAACCGCAGCTCCGCGTGATCGGTGAGCAACAGGTCGTCGGCGAGGCCGACCGTCTGGTGGCGAACACCGAAACCGAAGCAGCCGAACTCCTCTCGATGTACGACGCCGCCGGGGAGCGTATCGACGTGGTGACGCCCGGGGCCGATCTGGACTGCTACACGCCGGGCTCCTCGTCGGCCGCCCGCGCGGCGCTGGGGCTCGACCCCGACGAGACGATCGTGACCTTCGTCGGACGCATCCAGCCTCTCAAGGCGCCGGACCTGCTGGTCTCGGCGGCCGCGCCGCTGATCGCCGAGGCTGCCGCCACCGGCCGCAAGCTGCGTGTGCTGGTGGTGGGCGGGCCGTCGGGTTCCGGGCTCCAGCGGCCGACAGCGTTGATGGAACAGGTTGCCGCACTGGGGATCTCCGACTCGGTGACGTTCCTGCCGCCGCAGCCCTCGGATCGGCTGGTGCAGGTCTACCGGGCGTCGGATGTGGTCGCGGTGCCCAGTCATTCGGAGAGTTTCGGTCTCGTCGCCATCGAGGCGCAGGCGTGCGGAACGCCGGTCATCGCCGCCAACGTGGGCGGTCTCGGGGTGGCCGTCGCCGACGGCCGGACCGGGGTACTCGTCAACGGGCACGCCGTCGGTGACTGGACGAACGCCCTGGAAAAGCTTCTCGCGCAACCGGACCTGCTCCGTGAACTCGGTCAGAACGCCAGATTGCACGCCGAGCAGTTCTCGTGGGAGCACACCGTCGATCAACTCATCGAGAGTTACGGGCGGGCGATGACGTCGTTCGCCGAGCGTCGCGACGCCGACCGGGCCGGCGCGGCTGTGGCGCCGGGCGGATCGACGCGGGTCCGGCGACGCTGGCGGCGACGGCGTTCGCGCGCGAGCGTCTGAGGCGTACGCCCGGCGAACGGGCGGCCACGGCATGAGGTTTCACCGGAGCACCATCGAGGAGAGGACGGGCGTGAGCCGCACCGAGGTCATCGACCTGCTCGAGAAGACACTGACCGAGAACGAGATCCCCTACACGCGCAAGGACGGCGGTGGGGCCGACATCGACCACGTCGTCCTCGAGCTCCCGGGCGAACGCAAACTCAAGACCACGGTGCTGCTGTCGGCCAGCGAGCACGGGGTCCGGGTCGAGGCGTTCGTCTGTCGCAGGCCCGACGAGAACCACGCAGGCGTCTACAAGTACCTGCTGAAGCGCAACCGCCGTTTGTACGGGGTCGCCTACACCATCGACAACACCGGTGACATCTACCTGGTCGGCCGGATCTCGGCGGACGCGCTGAGCTCCGGTGAGGTCGATCGCATCCTGGGGCAGGTCCTCGAGGCCGCCGACGGCGACTTCAACACCCTTCTCGAACTCGGCTTCCTCGCCTCCATCCAGCGGGAGTGGGCGTGGCGGGTCTCGCGCGGTGAATCGCTGCGAAACCTCCTCGCCTTCGAGCATCTCATCGACAAGGAATCGTTACCCGAGGCGGGCGCTCCCCTCGAAGGCCGTTATGTGCCCGGCGAATCGGTCGTCGAGGGTGCGCAGAGTTCGAGCGAGGCCCGGTCCGGCACTGCCGACTGACCGAGCGTGCGTGTGTCCCGTGGCGCGGGTGGTCGGCCCATTCCGCTGCCGGAG
It contains:
- the mshA gene encoding D-inositol-3-phosphate glycosyltransferase, which codes for MTSSPLPRRVALISVHTSPLAQPGTGDAGGLNVYVWQTAIRLARRGVEVEIFTRATSSTDAPTVAAAPGVTVRHVVAGPFEGLDKRDLPAQLCAFTAGVLRAEAAQAPGHYDVIHSHYWLSGQVGWLARDRWGVPLVHTAHTLAAVKNAALADGDTAEPQLRVIGEQQVVGEADRLVANTETEAAELLSMYDAAGERIDVVTPGADLDCYTPGSSSAARAALGLDPDETIVTFVGRIQPLKAPDLLVSAAAPLIAEAAATGRKLRVLVVGGPSGSGLQRPTALMEQVAALGISDSVTFLPPQPSDRLVQVYRASDVVAVPSHSESFGLVAIEAQACGTPVIAANVGGLGVAVADGRTGVLVNGHAVGDWTNALEKLLAQPDLLRELGQNARLHAEQFSWEHTVDQLIESYGRAMTSFAERRDADRAGAAVAPGGSTRVRRRWRRRRSRASV
- a CDS encoding metal ABC transporter solute-binding protein, Zn/Mn family; amino-acid sequence: MRKTLLAAAGALSAAALVLSGCSGNPGDGDGTPTVVTSTNVWGSVAAAVAGDKATVTALYTNADGDPHEFEPSAADTATVADADIIVLNGGHYDAYMERAAESSGATVIDAYALTGEQDDHDGHDGDGHDHGDMNEHVFYDLPVVAKVADRVADALSDKDPANAETYRANAETFTTGIDGLRQQLTTIRERHDGTKVAQTEPLAGYLLDEAGLVDIAPAGFTQAVEEGQSPSAADRAAMQDLLAARTAKALIYNTQAVDPVTQAMLGVAESAGVPVVEFTETLPDGVTDYLAWQAAQIDALAAALDAGAR
- a CDS encoding YbjN domain-containing protein — translated: MSRTEVIDLLEKTLTENEIPYTRKDGGGADIDHVVLELPGERKLKTTVLLSASEHGVRVEAFVCRRPDENHAGVYKYLLKRNRRLYGVAYTIDNTGDIYLVGRISADALSSGEVDRILGQVLEAADGDFNTLLELGFLASIQREWAWRVSRGESLRNLLAFEHLIDKESLPEAGAPLEGRYVPGESVVEGAQSSSEARSGTAD